In the Callospermophilus lateralis isolate mCalLat2 chromosome 19, mCalLat2.hap1, whole genome shotgun sequence genome, GCAAATAAAAAGCAATTCTGCTTGGTTCGGTGGTgcaaacctataatcccagcaatttggaaggactctaaattcaaggccagtctcataataataatataataaataatataatatataatatataataaataatataataaataaataataataatgggtTGGTTAAGCATCCtacttcaatccccaggactattaaataaaaaaaataaaaaaaagcagtTCTTATCTTTGGGAGAGGGTGAGAGACAAGGGCCAATAGAGATTTGAAACATGCAGGAGTGGCAAGTGTCTTGTCCTTTCTGCATTTAGCTGCTGTTTGGCAAGGTCATGCCTCTTGGAGAAGACAGGATCGTGACCTTGATTAGGTAGTGACTCCAATTACAGCTACTTTTCTTGAGGTAGGACCTTCCACGAAATAGACAGTAGTGAAAGGTCgagtgtcctgcaggctggggtCTGGCCAAAAGTCGTCGCCTTCTCTCTCCCAGCCACACTCCACGGGGCTGGGGACTGAGAGGCAGAGCTGGGAGTGGGGCCTGCACGGCAcctaataacccacttgcagaaaTTTGCTTCCCACTTCCAGAAACTTAGAACGTGAAAGGCCCGAGCAGAAAGAAACCTTAAAACTAAAAATCACTGGGCATCCCAATACACCATCAGAAGTGAAGAGCGCAcacgcacacctgtgatcccagctgcttgggaggcagaggcgggaggatcgcaagtttgagaccagtttgggcaatttagtgaagtCCTAAGCAACACAGCAAGAGCCCATctcgaaaataaaaagggccagggatgtggctcattggtaaagcacccctaggttcactcCCTGGTACCAAAGGGGGGAAAAAGATGTTTGGACAGCCCACAGAGTGCAAGAACGTATTTACATATTTGTAAATCATCTATTTGATGACAGACTGTATCTAGAATCAAGAACTCTCCCAACTGAAAGTTAAAaacaaaccaattaaaaaaaacaggtgaagtgtgtgtgtgtgagagtgaatgatgctggggatggaacccagggcctcacctgggCCAGATACGGGCTCTACCAGGAGCCACACTCCTAAGTTCTGGACAGACATACACCGTGAGCACAGTGGTCACTGTTATCTTAATCCACCAAGACCAGGGGCCATGGGTTATGCCACACAAGGTCTCTCAAGAGACCAGTCTTTCCCTAACCCCCTGACCCACGCAGGTAGCCACTTCCAGCAGGGCAGGGCATCATCTGGGCTTACCTAGCACCCGCGTCTTCccttgatccttttttttttacaggctGGGGATGGACCAGGGAGGGCCTCACTCATGGTACGGGGCTGTACCCTGACCCCGGGCCCCTGTTTTGCCTCCCTGTCTTTGACCCCTGCAGATAGTCCTCTAGAGATTCCTGAAcccacccccatccccacccccaccctgcagTCCTCCCACCCTGGCTGGGCCACTGcctctgctgggggggggggcaccTCCGCCCTGCCCGCCCCCCCCAGCCTTCCTCTCCCAGGGACCCCCTCACTCCTCTCAGAGCGGCTCTGCCCCTGGCCCCAGCACACGGCAAGGAGGCCCCGGTGAGGAGCACAGATTTTATTGTTCGAGTCTGGGTTTCGTTGCTTCCACGTCCTGGTTCCCAGGGAGGTGAACATCTGCCTCCCTCAGTCACCCATGGGTCGAGCGACCATTTTCCAGGTTCAAAGTGCACTGAGAGCGCTTCACAGTTTTAACACTTCCTAGATGCTCAACTGAGGCAAAGTGACAAAATGGCCCTCCCACCCCGCCCgccaaaaaaataaaccccaagcCCCCGGCAGCTGCTGCTGCAGCCGtatgaaaaaataatacaaactcTTCTTAAAAAATAGATTACACAGAAAGAACCCAGAGGACAGAGGGGCACGAGGAGGGGCAGGGACTCCTCCAGCTACTGGCAGGGAGCGAGGCAGGGGGTGCTGAGATGATCCTGGGGGCGGGGCTGCTGGTGGACACCTGCCTCTTGCCATTCCTGCTGGGGGCCAGCTCCCCACCATCAGCCCTGACCCAGGCACCATGCGCCCTCTCCCTCAAGGGACCCCTCTTCACCCTGAGGCCTGGTACCTGCTTCTCACTAAAGTGGCTTCGATAAAGAAAGGAAAGAGACCCAAACCAAGAGCAAGGCCTGCTGCTGCCTGGCCATGGGCAGGCCCTGGGTCAGGCCTTGCTCTGTTTGGGGGGTCTGGATAATTATCAATGCCTGCCGCTACCTAGACACTCCTGGGGGATAACGGGCCCCAGACTCCCGTCTGGCTCCTGGGAATGTGGTCTCCCCCTTGACCCATTCCCTCCTCCTTGCCTGACCATTACGGGGCATCTTCAGAAGCTGCCCCCAGCCCAGCCTGGCTCAGGAGCTGCGCGCAGATGCAGGGTGTGGACGTCTTGGGCGGTGCGTGGGGTGGGCACAGCCCTCTTGGGCCCCCCAGCTCATGCAGGAGTGTGTGGGGGCGGCCCCACCAAGACAAGAGGTAAGGCAGGGTGGTGTGACCGCGTGTGGGCAGCTGGGCAGCACTGGGGCTGGAGGCGGAGGCAAGGACACAGTCCGCGGGGGAGAAGGCAAGTTGGGGCCTGGCTCTGGGGAGGGATCTGGGCACCCGCAGCCCTGGCGGAGGGCTCCATGCCTTGGCTACCTCCTGCAGAGGAACCTGGTGAGGGCGGATTCTCTGGAGGTGGGGCGGGGCAGCTGGGGGCCAGGCTCAGTCGGGGACCTCAGGGTGGGCGGGCAGTCCGCTCTCACTGCGCCGGTAGGTCTCCCAGAAGCCCCTGTCCAGCTGTTCCAGCTGTGGGCCCAAGGGCAGGTGGCCGGCCAGGTGCATGCGGAGGGTCTCCAGCCAATGTTCCAGCTTTACGAAGCAGGGCCTGGGGTGACAGGTGGGTGGGTGGCGGGTCTGGCTCTCCTGGGGATCAGCCTCACCTGCAAGGATGCCCCAGGCCAAGGCCCCCAACTCACCTCTTCTCAGGGTCCAAATCGCAGCAGCGCACAGTAATAGGGAAGAAGCTTGGGGGGCAGTTTGGGGGGCAGTAGCGGTCCAGGAAGCCACGCACGTTGAGGCCAAAGTCCATAGTGCGGGGCAGGTAGTCAGGGTCTGCGTTCACTCGCCCGATGATCTGTCCAGCACAAGGCCCCTCAGTTAATCTGGGGCCCTTAGCCTGGATGGATGTCGTCCAGGAGTCTGCAGGCAGGTCACTTAGGCCAAGGCCTGGACTGAATACTGAGCCCACGAGTCAGGCCGTCCCCCTGCTCTGGGCAGCCCTGTGCTCAGGAGGCTGCCAGCCTGCAGCCCAGGAGGGTGGGATGGGGAGGAGCCACTGGGTCTCAGTGCCACCACTGCCCGCTGCTGGACCTACCTCACACAGGACGATTCCGAAGGAAAATACATCCACCTTCTCATCATAGCTGCGGcctgaacagagacactgagtgtGAGCAGGGCCGGGAGCAGCAGCCACGTGGGCCACAGGCCAATGCTGACAGCCTGCGTGGCACGGAGCTTAGATCCTATGTTCCAGCCCCCCACGTCCGAGTGACCCTCCTGAACATCAAGAGGTGAGGATGAGGGCCTGGGACACCACGTTCCGGGCTCTGCTGGGTCACCTGACCTGATGCAGGACTCTGGGCAAAGCAGACTCCTGAGGCCCCAGAGGCTACTTTGTTGGGAAAAGGGTCTTGGGCTGGGCTGTCACTCAGTGGTGaacaaagtgtttttttttttttttatacatttttttttagggctgggaatgtggctcagaggtagcatGCTCgtttggcatgcgtgaggcacccggtttgatcctcagcacccataaaaataaaataaagatatcgtgtccacctaaaactaaaaaatgaatattttaaaaaatattttttttagttgtcaatggattattttttatatgcagtgctgaggctcgaacccaggacctcacatatgccaagcaagcactctacctctgagccaccgcCCAACCTAATGGGCCATGTGGTCAGCACACGAGGCCCTGCGTTCTCCTCTGCGGACGTGGTGAAAGTCAGTGGGGGGGGAAGGGCAGGTAAGCCTGGATCATCTATGGGGTCCTAAGTGTCATCACAAGTGCCTTTAAGAGAGACAGGACACAGAACACTCGCAGAGGAGGTGGTGACCATCGGAAGCAGGACAGCGGGGGAGGAGGTGAGGCCAGGATGCCCGCTAGCGGGGCCTGTGGTGCCAGGTCTGGGGCTCGCCTCCACTGTGTGGTCAGATTTTCCCTGGTACCGTGGAAACCACTGACCAccccccaagccctttttattcagttctgaaacagggtctcattaaatcacACAGACTGGCCTCAAGTGTGAAACCCTCCTGTCTCTGCCCCTTGACTTGCTGGGACCACAAGTGggcgccaccatgcctgaccaACTGTGTTAAGTCACCAAGtctgtaatatttttattatggtgACCTCGTGAAATGGACACAGCCttgctgagcctcagtttccttgtttGTCAAATGGGAATATCATCGGCCACTTGTCAAAACCTTCAGGGCGGCTGCTCAGTGAATGCCAACCAGTTGGCAGTGGTTTACAAACCCCATCGAATCCTCACTCTGCCCCTGAAGACAAGGGCTGTTTAGACTAGCTGTCACCTGGGGGCGACACTAATTGCATCTATTTGGTCAGTGCTGGCGCTGGCTGACCCCGGGTCTGCCTGTCCTGAATCTGTGTGTCACCTGTTTGGGGAGGGGCCTTATGACCTGGACATACCCAGGAGGGACCTTGTCGTCTGGGCATACACAGGACCACGCGGCAGGAACAGCAGAGCTGGGGAGTGAGGGGGCCAGCACCCTGGGCTAACGCACAGCTGCAGAAGATGGCCCCGTCTCAAACCCTGGGGCTCTGCGGGTGGTATCAGGGTcccccctgtttttttttttttttgcagtgccagGGATGGAGCAGGGCCTGTGcgaactaggcaagcgctctaccactgagactgtccccagccccaggattAGGGTCGAGATGGAGTGATGATCCTGGATTAGCAGGTGGCTCAGAGTAGTCACCAGGgtcagagggagggggagggttgGAGTCAGGGACAGGGAGGTGAACATGAGAGGCTGCTGGCCCGAGGTGGAGGCAGGGCCCTGAGCTGAGGACAGAAATGGTAGGCAACAGGGCCTCCGGCAGAGCCCACAGGAGGACTGGCCTGCTGGTCCAGAGAGGCCCTGGCTGGACTTCTGACCTGTGGACTGCTGGGTGACGTGTTACCTGAGCTACCAAGAGTGGCAGTAACAGGAAACGCACCCAGGACCCAGGAGGTGGCATGATGGGCAGGCCACTCACCGTTGATCATCTCGGGCGCCATCCAGTAGGGGTTGCCCACCACGGTGTAGCGCTTCTTGCGGTCGGGCTTCTTGAGGCTCCGCAGGTCCTCAGGCTGGGTCTTCTCATCCACCATGAGCCGCGCCAGCCCGAAGTCGGCCACCACCACATTGTTGTTCTGGGGAGACAAGCAGAGTCACCAGTGCTGGACACCTTCTGGCCCTGCTGGCCCAGCCTGTGCCTCTCTGAAGCCTGCAGAGGGAACCTGGGTTTGGGTGAGGCTTCCTGAACTCTGAGTGAGAGTCTGCTGCCTTAAGCCCTGTGTGTCAGCCTCTGGGGCCCTGTGGGTCAGCCTGGGAAGCGAATATGCCTCCTCCTGGACGCCCTCACTCCCTCTGCCTTCTGCGGAGAGCCTgggtcccctgaccaccagcctgTGGACCCTGGGCACCCTGCCTCTACCCCCACTTACAAGCACCCCCAGCCTCCTCCTCAGGGAAGCTGCTGACCTCCCAGCCCCCACACATGTGGCCTGCTGCAGCCTGTGGCCACCCTGCTGACCTCCCAGCCCCCACACATGCGGCCTGCTGCAGCCTGTGGCCACCCTGCCGTGGGCTGCACTTGGTGATCACCTGTCCTGGTCACtaacagctcaggaggccaagaTCTCCTCCTTTGTTACTAGACTCTCCCAAGAAGCCATCATGCTGACTACTGAGCCAGGCTGCCCGCCTCCTGCCCTTGGGCTGCTTCCCCACCTCCCACTTCAAAGGGTAGCACAGGTGACCCAAGGACCTCTGCTGAGGGAAAGCCCTGAGGCTGGAGCGCAGGGTGTGTCCCTACAAACCCAGCCACAGGCGGCAGCTGCTCACCTCACGGACCAGGCAGTTGTGAGAGTTGAGGTCTCGGTGGATGATGTTCATGGAGTGGAGGTAGGCCTGGGGGACACAGGTGTCAGGAGGGGCGTGCAGGGACCCGGCCCCCACCCCgggctcccaccccaccccaccccaatcGGGCCATCCAGGGGTCTTCCCACTCTGTTTGGTCTGCTTTGCCCCCTTCCAGATTCCTCAGGGTCAGTTTCCAGCATGGAGGTCACCAGCCACTTACCATGCCTGATGCGATGTCCTTGGCAAAGCTCACTCTCTGAGTCCATGGGTACTGGCTGTCCTGGGGGTCGGGGAGAGCAGCTGGGATGTGGCCATAGGACCCCATGTGAGAGTCACGGGGGCCAGTGTCCTGGGGACAGACGGCCCTATCTCTCCTGCACCCACAACTGTCTCCTTTGAAAGGGGACATTTCCTTTACAGAAGTGACTTCAAACCCTCGGGGGGCTGCTCCTCTGAGGAGGAAGACCTCGAGCCCCCGCCCCCCCCAGCATCAGCAGTGGGCTGACCTCGGCCCCTGGCTGCTGGTTCTGGCAAGTCCTTAAGATGGCACGGTGGCTGCGCAGAAGCCGCATGGGTCCCCACCAGGTCCCACCATCCTAGATGACCCCCCAGGTCCCACCATCCTAGATGACTCCTAACACTGATCACCCCTAAATGCCACACGAGGAATTGTTCTACACAGTAAACCGAATCCTTCCAAGTTTTAAAGAATTTGAACCTGTTTCGCAGATGGAGCTAGAAGGGCCTGTGATGGTCACCCTCCATCAGCACCGAGCCACTCTGGGAGACCAGGGCTTGGCCCTGCTGTGGGCAGGGCCCAGATCTGGACTGTCCCCCGTAGGCCCACAGGTGAAAGGCCTGGCACTGGGCGGTGGTGGAACTTCAGAGAGGCTGGGCCTCGTGACAGGTCCTTAGGTCACTGAGCCATGCCCTTGCGGGGGTCTGTGGGCCCTCGGCCTCTTTCTCTTTTGATTTCTGTCCACGAGGCAAGTAGCTTTGCTCTACCAAGAGCTCCCACCAAGATGTGCCATCTTGCCACCACCCAAAGCAGTGGGGACAGCCAGTCATGAAGTGGTAGCTCCAAATCTGCAAAGCCCAGATACCCCTTTTCTCCTTTATAAATGATCTCAGGGACTTTGTTACGGTCATGGAAAGATGGCTAATCCAGGTCTTGGATCACACACACAGACCACTCACCCCCGGCCATCCCCTAGGAGGGCTCCAGAGGAAGTGTTGGAGTACCTGGGTGCGTCAGCTGAGCAGTGAGACTGGGAAGTCTCCCTGGTATCTCTAAAGCCCACCTGACTACAGAACATCCCGGGGGGCTCCCACATAGCAGGCTCCTGGGGCCACACTTTGGAAAACACCAGGTAAACTGAGGTAATGAGACGGCAGAAGCTGGAGAAGGGACAAGATCTCGTGGTCTCGGGTACTGCTGAAAGGGCCCAGAAGGCAGGATGGATCACCAGGGTGCCAGCCAACAAGAAACCAAGAGTGCCAGATGGCTTCCCTCCAGCGcttcatttcattttttggtcccagggatggaacccagaggcacttaaccactgagccacctcctggccctctttatattttatttagagacagggtctcacggagttgcttagggcctctctaggttgctgaggctggctctgaaccctTCATCCTcctccttggcctcccaagttgcAGGGATCACAGGCTTTGCCACTGCACCCGGCCCAACACCTCGTTTCTGAAGATGAATTGGAAACTTTGTGCGAATCCATAAAGAAAGTTCTGAATTGTGCGAAATGGTTAAGTGATGAGAAGCAGAGCAAAGGCCCCAGGACTGGTAATGGAGGCTGCCGCTCCCCGGGTGGCTGCCTGAGGCCTGCGGCCAGCTGTTCCAGGACAGCTGGGTGACCCCTGGGGAAGGTGCCACTCTCCTGGGGCTCCAGCTTTAGTTGGAACTGGTTGATCCCTTGCTTGGTTTGGAATCAGGGCTTAAAGGGTCTTGAGGCCCCACAGCCATCACCCCCTGAACAGATGAGGCGGAGGCCCAGAGGGAGCTGCCTTGGCCACAGGAAGGTGGCAGGTGGGGCTCTGCCCGGCaccgtgtacacacacacacacactctgcccggtaccgtacacacacacacacacacattctgccCGGCaccgtgtacacacacacacacacacactctgcccGGCaccgtgtacacacacacacacacacacacacacactctgcccGGCaccgtgtacacacacacacacacacacacacacactctgcccggcaccgtacacacacacacacacacacacacacacacacactctgcccGGCaccgtgtacacacacacacacacacacacactctgcccggcaccgtacacacacacacacacacacacacacacacacacacacacactctgcccGGCaccgtgtacacacacacacacacacacacacacacacactttttttttcggtACTGAAGACTGAACCAAACCCAGGGGAGCctcaccactgggctacatccctatCCCATTCTgactttgagacagggccttgctaagttgctgaggctggccttgaactcaagatcctcctgcctccgcctccagaGCTGTGGCGGTTCCAGGCCACCACACCACTACTCACCATGCTCTTGATGATGCCCCGCAGGGTGCCACCCTTGATATACTCAGTGATGAagttcagcctcttgtccttgtacagCACCCCGATGAACTTGAGCACGTTGGGGTGCTCTAGGCATCTCATGACCTTCACCTGGCAGGGTACAAACAGGCTGGGCCCTCCCCTCCTGCCCCCAACACCCCGAGGCCCTGGCCCTGGCTGCCCACTGTCCGCTGGGGCTGCTCCCCCAGGAGGCCGCCCGCCCTGGGAGGCCGCGTCTCCCTTCTCAACGTGTGGACTGAGCCCTGTCCACAGGGAACCCTCTGCTGCCCCATCTGGGTGGTGAAGGGGCGGGGACCCGAAGTCTGGCCCTGAGGCACGTGACAGCCCCCCAGAGACCTCCTTGAGAAACGTCCTCTGGGTCTCCTCGTCGAACCGAATCAGCTCCTTCATCACCATCACCTCACCCGTCTCCCGGTGCGTCACCTGTGGGGACACCAGACAGGACCACCCAGGAGTGCCAGGCAGATGCACAGATGGTGTCACTTCTTTGCACAGCCCAGGGGATGCTCCCAGACACCCAAGGGTGTCCTAGCAGGGCCCAAGGCTCCTGGCTGGCAGGAAAGGAGGGCGCTGAGCCTGGGTGAGGAGGTCAGTGGTAGCTTGGTCAGGAACTCCTGCCTGGCCAGGGGACGGGGACAGGGTAGGTCCTGAGAAGCCCAGCCTACATCTTTTGTATAGTCCCGATCCTTCCAGTCAGGTCATAGCCAGGTGACACCAGAACCAGGCTCAGTCCTTGCTCAGGGAGACTGTAAAAGGGTCCCTGAGGTCATGATAGGGTGGCACCAAGCTCAGCATGGAGACTCGGGAGGGGACTTAGATCAGTCTGGGCTGGCCTGCCCTCCTACCCCCACCTGGGTCTACCTTAGAaggtccctgcccctccccagcccAAAGAGGCCGAGGCCAAGGCCAAGGAGAGAGCCCTGGCCCGAGAGCCCAGAGGCCAGATGTGGTGGCCTCCTGGAGGCACTGGTGGGAAACGAGAGGGCTGTCCCCTCCCCCTGTACCTTGATGGCCTGGCCAAAGCAGCCCTTGCCCAGCACCTCCCCATGGATGAGGTCTGATGGCCGGAAGATGCGATGTGGCCGGCAGACCACCCGGAGGGATTCGGAGCGACCCAGGTCCTTGCGCTGGGAGGCCGGCGAGGCCAGCGAGCCGGCACCTGGGGACGTGTCGATGCTGCAGCTTCTCCTGTGGAGGCACACAGTGCCCAGTGTCACAGGAAGGGCCCTGGCTGGGGCCCTGCCCCTGCCCGCTAGGCCCCATCCTGGCCGGGTCATGTGGTGCTCTGTGCTACGGGCGGGTGGCACAGCTCGGCCTCCGCAGGGTAGTACCCAGCCCCCACTCCTGCTCTCCTGTCTGAGGTCCACTGTCTCACAGGTGCCTTAGATGAATGTCCATCCTTGGCCTTGACACCTGTCTAGGGTGCCCGTGACCCTGGAACAAGCAGCCCCACAGGTGGCCCAGGCTCTGGAGGGTGCAGGTGACAGGGGAGCGTGTGCCTTCAGCAGCGTGACCTCGTAGGGCAAGGCTGCCCGCAGGTGGCCTCCCTGAAGGTCTCCGTCAGCATCCTGAGCAGTGCGGGGGGTGGCAGGCTGCCTCCTCCCACCTGCCCAGGTCAAGATACCGACCCTTGGCACCTGTTGCCTGGACCACTCAAGGGCCCACCAGCTATCCCTGGTCTCGAGTCCCTCCCGCGAGGTGGGCCAAAGTGGTCTTCATGAAACACATCACACTGCTGCCCCATCCTTCAGTGGGAGCCCTACCACGTAGGGACAAGGTCCAAAGACGCCGCCACGCCTCACACCGCCGGAGCCCACCACCCAGTCACCCCACGGGAAGTGGTGCCTGCTCCCCACACCACTCGTCCCCACAGCCCCAGGCTGAGCTGACTCCTCCGTCAGACAGAGCCaggggaggcagggaccaggtccCAGTGTCCCAAGGCTTGGTGCCAGCGCCAGCACCCGCCCAAGCCGACCAGGCTGACTTACAGGACAGGTTTCTGCCGGGCAGAGCTGCCCACCTCTCCGCTGGGCACGTGCATCGGGGAGCCCAGGGGGCTGGGCTCGGGCCCTGGCCCATGGCCTAGCGGGTCGTGGGGGTCGTGCTCAAGGGTCAGCTGCAGCAGGCGACTGGTTTCCTGTATCAGAAGGTCGATCTGGGGAGGGGACGTGGACAGCTGAGGCCGCTGCGGTGGCGGTGGAGGGGCTCGGGCCCAAGGCTCTGCCCCAACCCGGCCCTGGTCTCAGGACCTACCTCGTCCAGAGGCACATTCCGGATGGGTGTGCCATTGATCTCCAGGATCCTGTCTCCCACGTGGATGGAATTCTTTACATCTGGGCTCATGCAGCCTGAGTCCACTCTGCGGCACAGCAATGGCCCCATCAGTTCCCACCTGCCCCTGGAACCCCAGCAGGAAACCATGGCCAGGGAGACCAGATCAGAGGTTGCGGGCAACTATCTCGTGGACAGGAAGGCGGCAATTCTCCAGGATGCCACTGGCGGGTGGGATGAGTTCCGTAATGGATGATGGGTGTCTGCCATGGGTGTGGCAGTGGGGAAGGGTGGCCCACCGCAGGTGTCTGCCCCCGTTTCAGGTGAATGACTCCTCCACCTCGGACAGAGCTCTCCTCCAGATACCTGGCATGCCTGGGGCTGACCAGGGTCCTGAGCCGGGTCCTAGGGTCTGGATCCACTGGCTTCCTACCGAAAGCCCGGGACTCGTCCAGCAAGAGGAAGCTCCCTTCCTCCTGAATTGGCAGAGGGGCTAAGAGCCCACCCTGAGCCTCGGGTGCAGGGTGATGGGCATGAGGCATGCAGAGGACCACCGGCTAACTCAGGGGACGGCCAACTTGCGGCATTTTCTCGCTTTTTTTAAACTCTGGTTTTAActggttttggttttcatttcatctcataagtttttaaaaaatgttttgtttctCTCCTAGCCCTTTATGGATGCGTACTTATGTTTGTAAGGTACAGGgaactgaatccaggggtgccctactactgagctacatttccaaacctttttatttttgaggtgaggtctcgctaagttgctaaggc is a window encoding:
- the Limk1 gene encoding LIM domain kinase 1 isoform X1, with the protein product MRLTLLCCTWREERMGEEGSELPVCASCGQRIYDGQYLQALNADWHADCFRCCECGASLSHQYYEKDGQLFCKKDYWARYGESCHGCSEHITKGLVMVAGELKYHPECFICLTCGTFIGDGDTYTLVEHSKLYCGHCYYQTVVTPVIEQILPDSPGSHLPHTVTLVSIPASAHGKRGLSVSIDPPHGPPGCGAEHSHTVRVQGVDSGCMSPDVKNSIHVGDRILEINGTPIRNVPLDEIDLLIQETSRLLQLTLEHDPHDPLGHGPGPEPSPLGSPMHVPSGEVGSSARQKPVLRSCSIDTSPGAGSLASPASQRKDLGRSESLRVVCRPHRIFRPSDLIHGEVLGKGCFGQAIKVTHRETGEVMVMKELIRFDEETQRTFLKEVKVMRCLEHPNVLKFIGVLYKDKRLNFITEYIKGGTLRGIIKSMDSQYPWTQRVSFAKDIASGMAYLHSMNIIHRDLNSHNCLVRENNNVVVADFGLARLMVDEKTQPEDLRSLKKPDRKKRYTVVGNPYWMAPEMINGRSYDEKVDVFSFGIVLCEIIGRVNADPDYLPRTMDFGLNVRGFLDRYCPPNCPPSFFPITVRCCDLDPEKRPCFVKLEHWLETLRMHLAGHLPLGPQLEQLDRGFWETYRRSESGLPAHPEVPD
- the Limk1 gene encoding LIM domain kinase 1 isoform X2, whose product is MLLASVLRRRRFLRGAKCCECGASLSHQYYEKDGQLFCKKDYWARYGESCHGCSEHITKGLVMVAGELKYHPECFICLTCGTFIGDGDTYTLVEHSKLYCGHCYYQTVVTPVIEQILPDSPGSHLPHTVTLVSIPASAHGKRGLSVSIDPPHGPPGCGAEHSHTVRVQGVDSGCMSPDVKNSIHVGDRILEINGTPIRNVPLDEIDLLIQETSRLLQLTLEHDPHDPLGHGPGPEPSPLGSPMHVPSGEVGSSARQKPVLRSCSIDTSPGAGSLASPASQRKDLGRSESLRVVCRPHRIFRPSDLIHGEVLGKGCFGQAIKVTHRETGEVMVMKELIRFDEETQRTFLKEVKVMRCLEHPNVLKFIGVLYKDKRLNFITEYIKGGTLRGIIKSMDSQYPWTQRVSFAKDIASGMAYLHSMNIIHRDLNSHNCLVRENNNVVVADFGLARLMVDEKTQPEDLRSLKKPDRKKRYTVVGNPYWMAPEMINGRSYDEKVDVFSFGIVLCEIIGRVNADPDYLPRTMDFGLNVRGFLDRYCPPNCPPSFFPITVRCCDLDPEKRPCFVKLEHWLETLRMHLAGHLPLGPQLEQLDRGFWETYRRSESGLPAHPEVPD